The genomic window GTAGAATTTGCAAATACGGCGGTCAATGAGGCTTGCATGGATATCGGAATTCTGTACGAGGACAGCGAAATCATAGCGGTTAACAAGCCGGAAGGCCTGCTTACAATTCCGGGGCGCGAGGGCTCGGCGGAGCCGTCGCTGCTTGACTGGCTGGCCCGGCGGGCCGGCGCGAAAATTTTTGTGGTGCACCGGCTCGACCGCCCCGTGAGCGGCGCGGTTGTGTTCGCCCGAAACGAGCTGGCGCACCGCGAACTGTGCCAGGCGTTTGAAGCCCGCACAGTGGAAAAGCATTATCTTGCGCTGGCGCAGGGCCAGTTCGAGAGCTTTTCCGGGACGATAAACAAGCCGCTGCGGGAGTTCGGATCAGGCCGGGTGGGCGTGGATCCAGGCGGCGGAAAGCCGTCGGTGACTTCCTATTTTGTGCTGGAAAAACTGTACGGCTACTCACTGCTTGACATCGAACTTGTCACCGGGCGCAGGCACCAGATCCGGGCGCATTTTTACAGCATCGGGCATCCGCTTGTGGGCGATCCTGAATACGGAGATCCCGAAAAACAGGCGTGTTACCCGCGCCTTATGCTGCACTCCCATACGCTTCGCCTGCCGCGCGCCGGGCGCCGCGCCCTTGAAATAACCGCCCCTGCGCCCGACAGTTTCACCGCGGTGATAAAACAGCTCAAAACCTGCGGTTCTTTATGACGGGCCGGCTTCCGGCCGCGTCCGGTGTCCGGAGCGGCCGCCAGAAGCTTGCCCGGTAACCGGCAGGATCCGCGCCGCGGCGATTTTCAATTTCGCTCGCCTGACCGGTTTGCCGGCAAGGCATAACATTCGCCGTCAGGCCGCAAGCGCGGGAGATGGTTTATTCCACAACAGGCGAGGTGGAGGATTTGCGCGGTATGCGCGTGCGCGCGCGATCCTGCGCGGAAAACGCCGCATCGGGGCTTTGCGGTCCGCCTGAACTTTCGTCTTCAAGCAGATAGGTGTGCGGGTCTTTCAGGCGCGGTTTGTAAGCGTCATCAAGAACGCTGTCCTCAGGCGCGACGACTGCTGCTTTTCGCCGTTTGACAGGCTTGGGCGGCACCATGCTGCCGTGCGCGACCGGTTTTTGCGCGCTGGCCTGCGCGAGCTGTTCGGCGCGTG from Elusimicrobiaceae bacterium includes these protein-coding regions:
- a CDS encoding RluA family pseudouridine synthase, with product MDIGILYEDSEIIAVNKPEGLLTIPGREGSAEPSLLDWLARRAGAKIFVVHRLDRPVSGAVVFARNELAHRELCQAFEARTVEKHYLALAQGQFESFSGTINKPLREFGSGRVGVDPGGGKPSVTSYFVLEKLYGYSLLDIELVTGRRHQIRAHFYSIGHPLVGDPEYGDPEKQACYPRLMLHSHTLRLPRAGRRALEITAPAPDSFTAVIKQLKTCGSL